Proteins found in one Arthrobacter sp. U41 genomic segment:
- a CDS encoding maleylpyruvate isomerase family mycothiol-dependent enzyme: MVARHDQTTDPELLAALLQARRGTAFFARKLNELSDAELDGDTLLPGWTRRHITAHIGYNARAIARLIEWAATGVETPMYASTDVRDHEINFGATLSPIALRHLFDHSAVHLNVEWRDLPEDAWHHKVRTVQGREVPATETVWMRSREVWMHAVDLDNGARFQDIPVPVLDRLLKDITGAWKTRGTDAGLVVRVTDRDLTVGDTAAESATVVSGPLAGIVEWAAGRGKDGVTAVDAAASPAAVPTAPKWI; this comes from the coding sequence ATGGTTGCCCGCCACGACCAGACGACGGACCCGGAGCTGCTAGCGGCACTGCTGCAGGCGCGCCGGGGCACGGCGTTCTTCGCCCGCAAGCTCAACGAACTCTCCGACGCGGAGCTCGACGGAGATACGCTGCTGCCGGGCTGGACCCGCCGCCACATCACGGCACACATCGGCTACAACGCCCGGGCCATCGCCCGGCTCATCGAGTGGGCGGCCACCGGGGTGGAAACCCCGATGTACGCCTCCACCGACGTCCGTGACCACGAGATCAACTTCGGCGCCACGCTGAGCCCGATCGCACTGCGGCACCTCTTCGACCACTCCGCCGTGCACCTGAACGTCGAATGGCGGGACCTGCCCGAGGACGCCTGGCACCACAAAGTGCGGACCGTCCAAGGCCGCGAGGTCCCGGCAACCGAAACCGTCTGGATGCGCAGCCGCGAAGTCTGGATGCACGCCGTCGACCTCGACAATGGCGCCCGCTTCCAGGACATCCCGGTTCCCGTGCTGGACCGGCTGCTCAAGGACATCACCGGCGCCTGGAAGACCCGGGGCACCGACGCGGGTCTCGTGGTCAGGGTGACTGACCGCGACCTGACAGTCGGGGACACCGCGGCCGAGTCAGCAACGGTCGTCTCCGGCCCGCTGGCGGGCATTGTCGAATGGGCGGCCGGCCGCGGCAAGGACGGCGTGACCGCCGTCGACGCCGCAGCTTCGCCCGCGGCGGTTCCGACCGCACCGAAATGGATCTGA
- a CDS encoding erythromycin esterase family protein yields MTSGVAKSSVLAEIHSLARPLKTDRDLNGLVRRAADCRFVAIGEASHGTHEFYTWRDTLSRRLIEEEGYNWIGVEGDWPDCWRINRWVRGEAGQDQGVHALLGGFERWPTWMWANEEIAAFLDWLRGWNLSRPISQRVGFYGLDVYSLWDSLREIIGWLEDNVPDAVPAAMRAWQCFLPHHEDPHKYAWSTRLVPQSCEADVIALLTEVRNRVSSPGDHGEGAFDAVQNAEVAANAEHYYRIMVRGDRQSWNIRDHHMADTIDRLSKHLGPGSKGLIWEHNTHVGDARATDMAQDGLVNVGQLLRERHAADGVMLVGLASHRGEVIAADAWGNPERILPVPPARPGSHEDFLHEALGVPSVLEFGEDRSGPWLSTWLGHRAIGVVYHPERELGNYVPTRMGERYDALIWFEHTAALRPVHHEGPPREPEFETEPTGF; encoded by the coding sequence ATGACTTCCGGTGTCGCCAAATCCTCCGTCCTGGCCGAAATCCACTCACTGGCCCGGCCGCTGAAGACTGACCGGGACCTCAACGGGCTGGTCCGCCGCGCGGCGGACTGCCGCTTCGTCGCGATCGGCGAAGCCTCCCACGGCACCCACGAGTTCTACACCTGGCGGGACACCCTCAGCAGGCGCCTGATCGAAGAGGAAGGCTACAACTGGATCGGGGTGGAGGGCGACTGGCCCGATTGCTGGCGGATCAACCGCTGGGTGCGGGGCGAAGCCGGGCAGGACCAGGGCGTCCACGCGCTGCTCGGCGGTTTTGAACGCTGGCCCACGTGGATGTGGGCGAACGAGGAAATTGCCGCGTTCCTGGACTGGCTCCGCGGCTGGAATCTCAGCCGGCCGATCAGCCAGCGGGTCGGTTTCTATGGGCTGGACGTGTACTCGCTGTGGGATTCGCTCCGGGAGATCATCGGCTGGCTCGAGGACAACGTTCCAGACGCCGTCCCGGCCGCCATGCGCGCCTGGCAGTGCTTCCTGCCGCACCACGAGGACCCGCACAAGTACGCCTGGAGCACGCGGCTGGTCCCGCAGTCCTGCGAGGCTGACGTCATTGCACTCCTCACCGAGGTCAGGAACCGGGTGTCCAGCCCGGGAGACCACGGCGAGGGCGCCTTCGACGCGGTGCAGAACGCCGAGGTGGCAGCGAACGCCGAGCACTACTACCGCATCATGGTCCGTGGCGACCGCCAGTCCTGGAACATCCGGGACCACCACATGGCCGACACCATCGACCGGCTCAGCAAGCACCTGGGCCCCGGATCCAAAGGCCTCATCTGGGAGCACAACACCCATGTGGGGGACGCCCGGGCGACCGACATGGCCCAGGACGGACTCGTCAACGTGGGCCAGCTCCTGCGCGAAAGGCATGCCGCGGACGGTGTGATGCTGGTGGGTCTCGCCTCCCACCGCGGCGAGGTGATCGCCGCGGACGCCTGGGGGAACCCGGAGCGGATCCTGCCGGTTCCGCCGGCGCGCCCGGGAAGCCACGAGGACTTCCTGCACGAGGCCCTGGGGGTGCCGTCGGTGCTGGAGTTCGGCGAGGACAGGTCCGGTCCGTGGCTATCCACCTGGCTTGGCCACCGGGCGATCGGTGTCGTCTACCACCCGGAGCGCGAGCTCGGCAACTACGTCCCGACCCGGATGGGCGAGCGCTACGACGCGCTGATCTGGTTCGAGCACACGGCAGCGCTGCGCCCGGTCCATCATGAAGGACCGCCCCGGGAGCCGGAATTCGAGACCGAACCGACCGGCTTCTAG
- a CDS encoding long-chain-fatty-acid--CoA ligase: protein MMKKKFLRTAPPGTAQQAQPWRDRPWTRFYGPGVPADLVLPEGSLVDLMDSSVRRYGSKTALEFFGARTSYRELGTLISRAAAGLAKLGVKAGDRVALVMPNCPQHIIAFHAVLRLGAVVVEHNPLYTDRELRHQFEDHGAAVAIVWDKSVQRVRQLPADVGLRSIVSVELIPAMPLLQRLALRLPVAAARTARAALTVGKSQPKSRPAPALRPVLPWRELLDAGELKKKHPRPSAQDLAVLQYTSGTTGLPKAAMLSHANLGANAAQGRAWVPGLKDGRETVYAVLPMFHAYGLTLCMTFALSIGAKLVLFPKFDVDLVLKALKKSPATFLPAVPPIYDRIAAAAAERGVGLESIRFSISGAMNLPTATVDTWEKATGGYLIEGYGLTETSPIAIGNPFGPTRKPGTVGVPFPLTDIRVVDPKNVALDRGPGEEGELLIRGPQVFSGYWNRPEETEEALLEGGWFRTGDIVSVDNDYFVTIRDRIKELIITGGFNVSPSEVEDVLATFPGITEVSVVGLPRPGGGEDVVAAVVPIPGTTIDPDALLAFAREHLTAYKVPRRVVVLDSLPRSLIGKVLRREIRDTLVAGR, encoded by the coding sequence ATGATGAAGAAGAAATTCCTGCGGACGGCGCCCCCGGGCACGGCACAGCAGGCGCAGCCCTGGCGCGACCGCCCGTGGACCCGGTTTTACGGTCCGGGTGTTCCGGCGGACCTGGTGCTCCCTGAGGGTTCGCTCGTGGACCTCATGGACAGCTCCGTGCGCCGCTACGGCTCGAAGACCGCCCTGGAATTCTTCGGTGCCCGCACGAGCTACCGTGAGCTCGGCACCCTGATCAGCCGGGCGGCCGCCGGCCTGGCGAAACTGGGCGTCAAGGCCGGCGACAGGGTCGCCCTGGTGATGCCGAACTGCCCCCAGCACATCATTGCCTTCCACGCCGTGCTGCGCCTGGGCGCCGTCGTGGTCGAGCACAATCCCCTTTACACGGACCGGGAGCTGCGCCACCAGTTCGAGGACCACGGGGCCGCCGTCGCGATCGTCTGGGACAAATCGGTGCAGCGGGTCCGCCAGCTACCGGCCGACGTCGGGCTCCGCAGTATTGTCTCGGTGGAACTGATCCCCGCGATGCCGCTGCTGCAGCGGCTGGCGCTGCGGCTTCCGGTTGCCGCGGCCCGGACGGCACGCGCTGCCCTGACGGTGGGCAAGTCGCAGCCGAAGAGCCGGCCGGCGCCCGCCCTGCGGCCCGTGCTGCCGTGGCGCGAACTCCTGGATGCCGGAGAGTTGAAGAAGAAACATCCGCGCCCTTCGGCCCAGGATCTCGCCGTCCTTCAGTACACGTCCGGCACCACGGGATTGCCCAAGGCCGCCATGCTCAGCCACGCCAACCTGGGGGCGAACGCCGCGCAGGGCCGGGCCTGGGTGCCGGGGCTCAAGGACGGCCGGGAAACGGTGTACGCGGTGCTGCCGATGTTCCACGCCTACGGGCTGACGCTGTGCATGACCTTCGCCTTGAGCATCGGCGCGAAACTGGTCCTCTTCCCTAAGTTCGACGTCGACCTGGTGCTGAAGGCGCTGAAGAAGTCACCGGCGACCTTCCTGCCGGCCGTGCCGCCGATCTACGACCGGATCGCCGCCGCGGCGGCGGAACGCGGCGTCGGGCTGGAAAGCATCCGCTTCTCCATCTCCGGTGCCATGAACCTGCCGACGGCGACGGTGGACACCTGGGAGAAAGCGACCGGCGGCTACCTGATTGAGGGCTACGGGCTGACCGAAACCTCCCCGATCGCGATCGGAAACCCCTTTGGCCCCACCCGCAAGCCGGGAACCGTGGGAGTTCCTTTCCCGCTCACCGACATCCGGGTGGTGGACCCCAAAAACGTGGCGCTGGACCGTGGCCCCGGCGAGGAGGGGGAACTCCTGATCCGCGGCCCGCAGGTGTTCTCGGGCTACTGGAACCGGCCGGAGGAGACCGAGGAGGCCCTGCTCGAGGGCGGCTGGTTCCGCACCGGAGACATCGTTTCGGTGGACAATGACTACTTCGTCACGATCCGGGACCGGATCAAGGAACTGATTATTACCGGCGGCTTCAACGTCTCGCCCAGCGAGGTGGAGGACGTCCTCGCCACGTTCCCGGGCATCACGGAAGTCTCGGTGGTCGGGCTGCCCCGCCCGGGCGGGGGCGAAGACGTGGTCGCCGCCGTCGTGCCGATCCCGGGCACCACTATCGATCCGGACGCGCTCCTGGCCTTTGCCCGGGAGCACCTGACCGCCTACAAGGTGCCGCGCCGGGTGGTCGTGCTCGATTCGCTCCCCCGCTCCCTCATCGGCAAGGTCCTGCGCCGCGAGATCCGCGACACCCTCGTGGCGGGGCGCTGA
- a CDS encoding cupin domain-containing protein: MSISAENTTHESVAAAHTAPEPTPEEAAQLKELYRDFDRENLIPLWTEIADLMPMVPTPKAVPHVWRWSDLYPLAARAGDLVPVGRGGERRAIALANPGLAGTPYATPTLWAAIQYLGARETAPEHRHSQNAFRFVVEGEGVWTVVNGDPVRMSRGDFLLTPGWNFHGHHNDTDEPMAWIDGLDIPFVHYADAGFFEFGTERVTDEATPDISRSERLWAHPGLRPLSGLDDTTSSPIAAYRWEYTDRALREQLLLEDEGHPATVSQGHAAVRYTNPTTGGDVMPTIRAEFHRLRAGASTGTVHEVGSSVWQVFEGTGSVVLNGETRTLEKGDLFVVPSWAAWSLQAETGSQTSFDLFRFSDAPIFERLNFNRTYIEGRNNK, encoded by the coding sequence GTGTCCATCAGCGCCGAGAACACGACTCATGAGTCAGTTGCCGCAGCGCACACTGCTCCGGAGCCGACGCCCGAAGAGGCTGCCCAGCTGAAAGAGCTGTACCGCGATTTTGACCGGGAGAACCTGATCCCGCTCTGGACCGAGATCGCGGACCTGATGCCGATGGTCCCGACCCCCAAGGCGGTGCCCCACGTCTGGCGGTGGAGCGACCTGTACCCGCTGGCCGCCCGCGCCGGGGACCTGGTCCCGGTGGGCCGGGGCGGGGAACGCCGCGCCATCGCCCTGGCCAACCCGGGCCTGGCCGGGACCCCGTACGCCACTCCGACGCTGTGGGCAGCGATCCAGTACCTCGGCGCCCGCGAGACCGCGCCGGAGCACCGCCACTCGCAGAACGCGTTCCGCTTCGTCGTCGAGGGCGAGGGCGTCTGGACGGTCGTGAACGGGGACCCGGTCCGGATGTCCCGCGGCGATTTCCTGCTGACTCCGGGCTGGAACTTCCACGGCCACCACAACGACACCGATGAGCCGATGGCCTGGATCGACGGCCTGGACATCCCGTTCGTGCACTACGCCGACGCCGGCTTCTTTGAGTTCGGCACCGAGCGCGTCACCGACGAGGCCACCCCGGACATCTCCCGCTCCGAGCGGCTCTGGGCCCACCCGGGGCTGCGCCCGCTCTCCGGCCTGGACGACACCACGAGCTCCCCGATCGCCGCCTACCGCTGGGAGTACACGGACCGGGCCCTGCGCGAGCAGCTGCTGCTCGAGGACGAGGGCCACCCGGCCACCGTGTCCCAGGGCCACGCCGCGGTCCGCTACACCAACCCCACCACCGGCGGGGACGTGATGCCGACCATCCGGGCCGAATTCCACCGCCTCCGCGCCGGCGCCTCCACCGGGACCGTCCATGAGGTCGGCTCCAGCGTCTGGCAGGTCTTCGAAGGGACCGGCTCCGTGGTCCTCAACGGCGAAACCCGGACCCTGGAGAAGGGCGACCTGTTCGTCGTCCCGTCCTGGGCAGCCTGGTCGCTGCAGGCGGAGACCGGCTCTCAAACTTCGTTTGATCTCTTCCGCTTCAGCGACGCCCCCATTTTCGAACGGCTGAACTTCAACCGCACCTACATCGAAGGACGCAACAACAAATGA
- a CDS encoding universal stress protein: MNKPIVVGINGSDGSEAALAWATERAARDKLPVTVIHAVDDRWMSPDFEYHDLIRQSAMELLQKAQASAAEQAPGVKVDIQLRHGSIGSVLREVSKEASMVVVGEHDKHWLDGGPMTDRALQVVSAAEIAAAVIPVKRGSGNSGVVVGVDGSEESLQAVNIAAAEADRGGDELTVVLAFRRPARWIENQLPKSGLAESILEEDRIVLAESVAGLADKYPDLVVHKRLETDTDPAKALVEAAKDARLLVIGSRGRGGFSRMVLGSTAHAVLLHLPCPTIVTRLHKVKHED, translated from the coding sequence ATGAATAAACCAATTGTCGTCGGTATCAACGGATCAGACGGAAGCGAGGCCGCACTGGCCTGGGCGACTGAACGGGCGGCGCGGGACAAGCTTCCGGTAACCGTCATTCACGCCGTGGACGACCGCTGGATGTCTCCGGATTTCGAGTACCACGATCTCATCAGGCAGTCGGCCATGGAACTGCTCCAGAAGGCACAGGCCAGCGCCGCCGAGCAGGCCCCCGGCGTGAAGGTGGATATCCAGCTCCGTCACGGCAGCATCGGTTCGGTTCTGCGGGAGGTGTCCAAGGAAGCATCCATGGTGGTTGTCGGCGAGCATGACAAGCACTGGTTGGACGGCGGTCCGATGACGGACCGGGCCCTGCAGGTCGTCTCCGCCGCGGAAATTGCCGCAGCCGTGATTCCGGTCAAGCGCGGGTCCGGGAACAGCGGCGTCGTGGTCGGTGTGGACGGCTCGGAAGAGTCCCTGCAGGCCGTTAATATTGCCGCTGCGGAAGCAGACCGGGGCGGCGACGAGTTGACCGTGGTGCTCGCCTTCCGCCGGCCGGCCCGCTGGATCGAAAACCAGTTGCCGAAAAGCGGGCTGGCGGAATCGATCCTCGAGGAGGACCGGATTGTCCTGGCTGAGTCGGTGGCCGGGCTGGCTGACAAATACCCGGACCTCGTCGTCCACAAGCGGCTGGAGACCGACACCGACCCTGCCAAGGCTCTGGTCGAAGCCGCCAAGGACGCCCGGCTCCTCGTAATCGGCAGCCGCGGCCGTGGCGGGTTCTCCAGGATGGTCCTCGGCTCCACGGCCCACGCCGTCCTGCTGCACCTGCCCTGCCCGACCATCGTCACCCGGCTGCACAAGGTCAAGCACGAGGACTGA
- a CDS encoding MBL fold metallo-hydrolase RNA specificity domain-containing protein, with protein sequence MKHQQPTLRFLGATDTVTGSRYLLEAGGKRVLVDCGLFQGYKRSRERNRVPFPVRPSSIDAVVLTHAHLDHTGYVPALVRDGFTGPVIATDGTTDLCKLILPDSGYLQEEEARYATHRRSSSHSPALPLYTAAEAVKSLNSFKIHGFDDPLDLGGGMEMTFLPAGHILGAAQVHVRIGSRSVHFTGDLGRTDDPLMYPPRPLVASDILVTESTYGNRIHSTVDPEKQLADIVNRVAKRGGVVLFAAFAVGRAETLMLYLSRLRSKNLIPDIPVYLNSPMAIDASDMYQRHPEEHRLKEQEYLNMYKVAKLTRSVDESKLLNLRGGPMIIISASGMLTGGRILHHLAAYGPDPKNAVILSGYQAGGTRGATLAAGDRELRIYGEDVKVRAEVIQMESLSAHADADGIIAWMRTAQREPRMTYITHGEPDASDALRIRIKRELGWRARVPEHLEQISIEEPR encoded by the coding sequence ATGAAGCACCAGCAGCCCACCCTCCGTTTCCTCGGAGCAACCGACACCGTCACCGGCTCCAGGTATTTGCTCGAGGCCGGCGGCAAACGGGTGCTGGTCGACTGCGGGCTGTTCCAGGGCTACAAACGCAGCCGTGAACGCAACCGCGTGCCTTTCCCGGTGCGGCCGTCCTCGATCGACGCCGTGGTCCTGACCCACGCGCACCTGGACCACACCGGCTACGTTCCCGCCCTGGTGCGGGACGGCTTCACCGGTCCGGTCATCGCCACCGACGGCACCACGGACCTGTGCAAGCTGATCCTGCCCGACAGCGGCTACCTGCAGGAGGAGGAGGCCCGCTACGCCACCCACCGGCGATCATCCAGTCACAGTCCGGCGCTGCCGCTCTACACCGCGGCGGAGGCGGTCAAGTCCCTCAACAGCTTCAAAATCCACGGTTTCGACGATCCCCTGGACCTTGGCGGGGGGATGGAAATGACGTTCCTGCCCGCCGGCCACATCCTGGGCGCCGCCCAGGTCCATGTGCGGATCGGCTCCCGTTCGGTGCACTTCACCGGGGACCTGGGCCGGACGGACGATCCGCTGATGTACCCGCCCCGTCCGCTGGTGGCGTCCGACATCCTGGTCACGGAATCGACCTACGGGAACCGGATCCACTCCACCGTGGATCCCGAAAAGCAACTGGCGGATATCGTCAACCGGGTCGCGAAGCGCGGCGGCGTCGTGCTCTTCGCCGCGTTCGCCGTCGGCCGGGCCGAAACCCTGATGCTGTACCTGTCCCGCCTGCGCAGCAAGAACCTGATCCCGGACATCCCGGTGTACCTCAACAGCCCGATGGCCATAGATGCATCCGACATGTACCAGCGGCACCCCGAGGAACACCGGCTCAAGGAGCAGGAGTACCTGAACATGTACAAAGTGGCAAAACTCACCCGATCCGTTGACGAATCCAAGCTGCTGAATCTCCGCGGCGGTCCGATGATCATCATCTCCGCCAGCGGAATGCTCACCGGCGGAAGGATCCTGCACCACCTGGCCGCCTACGGGCCGGATCCGAAGAACGCCGTGATACTCAGCGGCTACCAGGCCGGCGGCACCCGGGGCGCCACCCTGGCGGCCGGCGATCGCGAGCTCCGGATCTACGGCGAAGACGTCAAGGTCCGGGCCGAGGTGATCCAGATGGAAAGCCTGTCGGCGCATGCGGACGCCGACGGAATCATCGCCTGGATGAGAACCGCGCAACGGGAACCCCGGATGACCTACATCACGCACGGCGAACCCGACGCGTCGGATGCCCTGCGCATCAGGATCAAGCGTGAGCTCGGCTGGCGCGCGCGGGTTCCCGAACATCTTGAACAGATCTCTATTGAGGAGCCCCGATGA
- a CDS encoding IclR family transcriptional regulator — protein MQNEPTYKPGSTKPRKPVQKRPSYSVEAVDNALQLLQLLRDGGALRLKDAAAELGVAPSTAHRLLAMLVYRGFAVQDETRRYLPGPAMGVGPAGLSWTRLLRSLAQPHMELLSAQLNETVNLMVRVGTKVRFLATVEGNNVLRVGDRQGTVMPANKTSGGKAMLAELEPQMIAQLFRSHNAEIGGDTIPDGEYPAFLRELESVRSNGFAANFEGTEDGVSALGIALHNRHGHVVGALSVATPATRFRRVFDAGLVPLLRDSCRQLEIDIAANPAEPD, from the coding sequence GTGCAGAACGAACCAACCTACAAGCCAGGGTCCACCAAGCCGCGGAAGCCAGTGCAGAAACGCCCGAGCTACTCCGTTGAGGCCGTGGACAACGCCCTGCAGCTCCTCCAGCTGCTGCGCGACGGCGGGGCGCTGCGGCTCAAGGACGCTGCCGCCGAGCTGGGGGTTGCCCCGTCCACAGCCCACCGCCTGTTGGCAATGCTCGTCTACCGGGGATTCGCCGTCCAGGATGAAACCCGCCGCTATCTGCCGGGCCCGGCAATGGGTGTCGGGCCGGCCGGGCTGAGCTGGACCCGGCTGCTCCGCTCCCTTGCCCAGCCCCACATGGAGCTGCTCTCCGCGCAACTCAACGAAACAGTGAACCTTATGGTGCGGGTAGGCACAAAAGTCCGTTTCCTCGCCACGGTGGAAGGAAACAATGTGTTGCGGGTGGGTGACCGGCAGGGAACGGTCATGCCGGCCAACAAAACCTCGGGGGGCAAGGCCATGCTGGCCGAACTCGAGCCCCAGATGATTGCCCAGCTCTTCCGCAGCCACAACGCCGAAATCGGGGGCGACACCATCCCGGACGGTGAATACCCGGCGTTCCTGCGCGAGCTGGAGTCCGTCCGCAGCAACGGCTTCGCGGCCAACTTCGAAGGAACGGAGGACGGTGTGAGCGCCCTGGGGATCGCCCTGCACAACCGGCACGGGCACGTCGTCGGGGCGCTCAGCGTCGCCACCCCGGCGACCCGCTTCCGCAGGGTCTTCGACGCCGGGCTTGTCCCCCTGCTGCGGGACAGCTGCCGGCAGCTGGAGATCGACATCGCGGCCAATCCGGCCGAGCCGGACTAG
- a CDS encoding MFS transporter → MNHTLSAATPQRSSPGGPAPTTADGPASRFSKGSAAAVLVCWLLVVFDGYDLIVYGTVQSSLITETGWGLTKATAGTIGSMAFLGMMIGAIFAGRMADSWGRRRTILGCAIIFSIFTILCAFAPNAAVFGALRLLAGIGLGGLVPSANALVAELVPTKWRSTVATLMMSGVPIGGSIAALVGIQLIPAFGWQSMFLVAVLALVIVVPLGLKYIPETLAPVSAAEKAARKAGVKGSLNREPSGFSSLLRAPYLGVSVLFALATIGTLFAWYGLGTWLPNLMQLAGYNLGSALTFALALNLGAVAGSVITAWAGTRFGPVPTAVAAAAVAAGALVVLVTGPSVTVVYLMLVLAGVGTHGTQCLIIAAVASHYPGHLRGTALGWALGTGRIGAVAAPQVGGLLLAAGLGVNSNFLAFAGAAAIAAVLLAAVGIKIKSKLAISPSPTGAINV, encoded by the coding sequence ATGAATCACACACTTTCCGCTGCAACGCCGCAACGGTCCTCGCCGGGGGGCCCCGCTCCCACTACTGCTGACGGGCCCGCATCACGGTTCTCCAAAGGTTCGGCAGCTGCCGTCCTCGTCTGCTGGCTCCTGGTGGTTTTCGATGGTTACGACCTCATCGTCTACGGCACCGTCCAGTCCTCCCTGATCACCGAAACCGGGTGGGGCCTGACGAAGGCAACCGCCGGAACCATCGGTTCCATGGCCTTCCTTGGCATGATGATCGGAGCCATCTTCGCCGGCCGCATGGCCGACTCCTGGGGGCGCCGCCGCACCATCCTCGGCTGCGCCATCATCTTCTCGATCTTCACCATCCTCTGCGCCTTCGCCCCCAACGCCGCTGTTTTTGGCGCCCTGCGGCTCCTCGCCGGCATCGGGCTCGGCGGCCTGGTACCTTCCGCCAACGCCCTCGTTGCTGAACTGGTCCCCACCAAATGGCGGTCCACCGTCGCCACCCTGATGATGTCCGGCGTCCCGATCGGCGGATCCATCGCCGCCCTCGTGGGCATCCAGCTGATCCCCGCTTTCGGCTGGCAGTCGATGTTCCTCGTGGCCGTGCTCGCCCTGGTGATTGTGGTCCCGCTGGGACTGAAATACATCCCCGAGACCCTGGCGCCGGTCAGCGCAGCCGAGAAGGCCGCCCGCAAGGCCGGCGTCAAGGGCAGCCTGAACAGGGAGCCCTCCGGCTTTTCCTCCCTGCTCCGCGCCCCGTACCTGGGGGTCAGCGTGCTGTTCGCCCTGGCGACGATCGGTACCCTGTTCGCCTGGTACGGGCTGGGCACCTGGCTGCCTAACCTCATGCAGCTGGCCGGCTACAATCTGGGTTCCGCCCTGACCTTCGCCCTCGCCCTGAACCTGGGCGCGGTGGCAGGCTCGGTCATTACGGCCTGGGCCGGCACGCGGTTTGGGCCGGTGCCGACCGCCGTCGCCGCCGCCGCCGTCGCCGCCGGAGCGCTGGTGGTCCTCGTGACCGGACCGTCGGTCACCGTCGTCTACCTCATGCTGGTCCTCGCCGGCGTCGGAACCCACGGCACCCAGTGCCTCATCATCGCCGCCGTCGCGAGCCACTATCCCGGACACCTCCGGGGGACCGCACTGGGCTGGGCACTGGGGACGGGCCGCATTGGCGCCGTCGCCGCACCCCAGGTGGGTGGCCTCCTGCTGGCCGCGGGTCTGGGCGTCAATTCCAATTTCCTCGCCTTCGCCGGTGCAGCCGCCATCGCCGCGGTCCTGCTGGCCGCCGTCGGCATCAAAATCAAGTCAAAACTCGCAATCTCACCATCACCAACAGGAGCAATTAATGTCTGA
- a CDS encoding TspO/MBR family protein, with translation MKLMTVVWTAGATAATAAAGGIATDPDSSWYRRLRKPDWQPPAIAFPVVWTALYADLAVSPAVAVDSQDAGETPGRETRRQEISAYKIALAANLVLNAKWSWLFWRARRPWLAAAECAVLAVSSADLVRRTYRLNRTAGVSLAPYALWCGFATVLSTAIARLNPGAGRR, from the coding sequence ATGAAACTGATGACAGTGGTGTGGACGGCGGGCGCGACCGCCGCAACCGCAGCGGCCGGCGGAATAGCGACGGATCCGGACAGCAGCTGGTACCGGCGGCTGCGCAAACCGGACTGGCAGCCGCCCGCCATCGCCTTTCCCGTGGTCTGGACGGCACTCTATGCCGACCTCGCCGTGAGTCCCGCCGTCGCTGTGGACAGCCAGGATGCCGGGGAAACGCCCGGCCGCGAAACCCGGCGGCAGGAGATTTCCGCGTACAAAATTGCCCTGGCCGCCAACCTCGTCCTCAACGCGAAGTGGAGTTGGCTTTTTTGGCGCGCCCGCCGGCCGTGGCTGGCCGCGGCGGAGTGCGCGGTGCTGGCGGTGAGCAGCGCCGACCTGGTGCGGCGCACGTACCGCCTGAACCGCACTGCCGGAGTGTCCCTTGCCCCCTACGCCCTGTGGTGCGGGTTCGCCACCGTCCTGTCGACGGCCATCGCGCGGCTCAATCCCGGAGCGGGAAGGCGGTAG
- a CDS encoding fumarylacetoacetate hydrolase family protein — translation MRLLTLRTEAGTKAVRQDGDTLTEIDGFADVGELLRSPDWEATAKAANGAKHPLEGADLDAVVPSPGKIICVGHNYRNHIKEMGREVPEFPTLFAKYQESLIGPNDDLALPQESSTVDWESELAVVIGKKGRRISEADAADHIAGYAVLNDVSMRDYQFRTIQWLQGKTWEKSTPFGPALVTKDEFSGGLMTTAVDGEIQQQTPTNDVVFTPEFLVSYISTIITLNPGDVIATGTPGGVGHAQDPKRYLQEGQLLVTTIEGLGELKNRVIKEA, via the coding sequence ATGAGACTCCTCACCCTCCGCACAGAGGCCGGTACCAAGGCTGTCCGCCAGGACGGCGACACCCTGACCGAGATCGACGGCTTCGCCGACGTCGGAGAGCTGCTGCGCTCCCCGGACTGGGAAGCCACCGCAAAGGCCGCCAACGGCGCCAAGCACCCCCTCGAGGGCGCGGACCTCGACGCCGTTGTCCCCTCCCCGGGCAAGATCATCTGCGTGGGCCACAACTACCGCAACCACATCAAGGAAATGGGCCGGGAAGTCCCCGAGTTCCCGACCCTGTTCGCCAAGTACCAGGAATCCCTGATCGGCCCGAACGATGACCTGGCCCTCCCGCAGGAATCGTCCACGGTCGACTGGGAATCCGAGCTCGCCGTCGTGATCGGCAAGAAGGGCCGCCGGATTTCCGAAGCAGACGCCGCGGACCACATTGCCGGCTACGCCGTCCTGAACGACGTGTCCATGCGCGACTACCAGTTCCGCACCATCCAGTGGCTGCAGGGCAAGACCTGGGAGAAGTCCACCCCGTTCGGCCCCGCCCTGGTCACCAAGGACGAGTTCAGCGGCGGCCTGATGACCACCGCGGTCGACGGCGAAATCCAGCAGCAGACGCCCACCAACGACGTCGTCTTCACCCCGGAGTTCCTGGTCTCCTACATCTCCACCATCATCACGCTGAACCCCGGCGACGTCATCGCCACCGGCACCCCCGGCGGCGTCGGCCATGCCCAGGATCCGAAGCGCTACCTGCAGGAAGGCCAGCTCCTGGTCACCACCATCGAGGGCCTCGGAGAACTGAAGAACCGCGTCATCAAGGAAGCCTGA